The following nucleotide sequence is from Vulpes lagopus strain Blue_001 chromosome 1, ASM1834538v1, whole genome shotgun sequence.
ttccccagAACCTCCTCCTCCAGAGGATGCCACAACCCTCATTGAAAGATAGTATAGCAAAGGACAGGAGGTGGGAGTGTAGACTGTGTGGAGTGTTTCCTGCAGAGCTGAAGGCAATGCACTGGTCCCCAGCTCCATCCATTCCCATTGTAGAACACTTCTTTTACCCAGACAACCATGCAATTATCAAAGCTGAAATCTTCAGTGTTATTTTGGGAGAGATTATCTGGTTCTAAAATTAATCAATTTCTAGCCACCTGTGTCCAAAACCACATGGACCTAGCTCACCTGAAAGTTCAAATCTCTGAGACCAGAGTGGGCAAGCTATGCCTACCTCTCCAAGTAGAGCAAATGGAGGTGTGCTGCAGGGGAGACAGATCCCTTATCTGAGTGTCTACGCTGTCATTTTGTCCTCCACTCAAGGATGAACCAGGCCTCAGATTGACCTTGACATTATAGCCTGTCCAAATGAACTaagctgcttctccatctccttgaggtgggggggagagatggcagagggaggaaagggtAGTAACCTTTCAACATTTCATTCCAAGGCTATTTAACAATGAGATGCTGGGAGATACTGTAATCACTTTGTATGTCTGGGGCTGTACATACCTTGAGTTCCAGAGCAAAGAGGGCTTAGCATTTTTGTGTTGGTATGTCTGTCTCCTAGTTAATGGTAAGATGGCTTTACTCTTTTGGTGTGGAGTGCAGGTGTCTGCTTTCAACAAGCCCTCCTGGGTAATTGTCAAGTTTGAAGACAATGCACTAGAGTGGAGAGGTGGGCTCCTTGGGTAGACATGTTTGCCGTGGACAGACAGAGGTAAGCCAGGGCTTGGGTCAGGGGCCCATTCCATGCCCAGTTAAAGttttcccttcctgccccccactcctccccacccaggAGCCGCCTGGTCCTTGGGGCCACTGAAGCCTTATATTTGCTGGTGAACAATCGGAGCCTGGTCAGCATGAGTATGACCATGGCAGAAGTCTACAGGGACTACAAAGATGAGGACGGCTTTGTGTACATGACCTACGCCTCCCAGGAGATGTTTGGCTGCTTAGGGTCGGAGCAAATCCTGCCATCCTCTCCAGTGCATGTCAAGAACCAGTGCTCTAACCTGAGGAGGGACGGACCATCTCCTGTGTGTGTGGTGGACAATCCAGTGAGTGAGGCTGCCCCACAGTGATCAGACCTACCATGTCAGGAAGGCCTGGCCACCTCTGTATCTTTGAGGCTCCATGCTCTTGTGTGTTCTAAGACAGTGTGGTGGTGCTTGGGAATTCTATAAATACTATTTTCTGAGTAAGAAATGGTTAGTTTGTGTGATGGTTTTGTGTGATGAGCTGGAGATGGATTTTAAGTGTCTTCTGTGGTGGAAGCTGGCGGGCCCTTGGGGCATTTGATTTCACCCCCATGTGGGCAGGAGTCCTATGTATGCTGGGTCATAGAGAACTTTGGGCTGTGGAGCCCCCACATGGAGCTGGTGTGAACTGGCTTATCTGGGGGCAGGGGTCCTTATCTGTGTTGTTACAGAGATGATTGTTGCATTTCCACAGCACTCAACTTGCTTATTTCATCTTAGATCCTATTTTGTCTGTTAATGCAGTACAGATTTATGCCAAAGATGCAACTGTTCAACATAAAGACATATAACTTATGTGAGTGtttgctttgtg
It contains:
- the MAP1LC3C gene encoding microtubule-associated proteins 1A/1B light chain 3C, with product MQTPQKTQSLRPFKQRKSLATRQEEVAGIRAKFPNKIPVIVERYPREKFLPLLDKTKFLVPQELTMIQFLSIIRSRLVLGATEALYLLVNNRSLVSMSMTMAEVYRDYKDEDGFVYMTYASQEMFGCLGSEQILPSSPVHVKNQCSNLRRDGPSPVCVVDNPVSEAAPQ